In a single window of the bacterium genome:
- a CDS encoding phage tail sheath subtilisin-like domain-containing protein, translated as MPANFLHGVETIEIKKGVRTIRTVKTAVIGLVGTAPIDTVAADYKTINQPVLITNETDAALYFGEATSGFTVPAALNAIFDQGAGIVIVVNVYDPATHETISEVQTSDIVGTVTAQGKRTGLKALKDSYSLFGFYPKTIIVPKYCEDTAVATEINAVAGNIRAIGLIDAPVGTTPSQAITGRGASGTINFNFSSDRLVLCYPQLKVYDTASNTTKLEPYSQRLAGVIASKDIEKGYHWSPSNTEIKGIIGVERNLTSVINDSTSEVNLLNEAGILTIFNSFGSGFRTWGNRNSAYPTNTDPTNFINIRRTADIIHESVEYSMLQFIDYPIDNGLIDSICESVNAFIRTLIGRGALIDGKCKFNSAKNPPTEIANGHLTFDIEFMPPTPAERITFESFINIELLRSLQQ; from the coding sequence ATGCCTGCAAACTTTTTGCACGGAGTTGAAACGATAGAAATCAAAAAAGGTGTTCGTACGATTAGGACGGTAAAAACGGCTGTTATCGGTCTTGTCGGAACTGCACCGATTGATACAGTCGCAGCAGACTACAAAACAATAAACCAGCCGGTTTTAATAACTAATGAAACAGATGCCGCTTTGTATTTCGGTGAAGCAACAAGCGGATTTACTGTTCCTGCTGCACTTAATGCAATTTTTGATCAGGGTGCAGGAATTGTAATAGTGGTGAATGTATATGACCCTGCAACTCATGAAACAATTTCCGAGGTTCAGACTTCTGATATTGTCGGGACTGTTACAGCTCAAGGCAAAAGAACAGGCTTAAAAGCCCTTAAAGATTCGTATTCACTTTTTGGCTTCTATCCAAAAACAATTATTGTCCCAAAATATTGTGAAGATACAGCAGTTGCAACTGAAATAAATGCGGTTGCAGGAAACATCAGAGCAATAGGATTAATAGACGCTCCTGTCGGAACAACACCCTCTCAAGCAATAACCGGCAGGGGTGCATCAGGAACTATTAACTTTAATTTTTCTTCTGACAGGTTGGTTTTATGCTATCCGCAATTAAAAGTTTATGACACTGCAAGCAACACAACAAAACTGGAACCTTATTCCCAAAGGCTCGCAGGGGTCATCGCATCTAAGGACATAGAGAAGGGTTATCACTGGTCACCATCAAATACTGAAATCAAAGGAATTATTGGCGTTGAAAGAAACCTGACGTCTGTGATTAACGATTCTACCAGCGAAGTTAATCTTTTAAACGAAGCTGGAATCTTAACAATCTTTAATTCCTTCGGTTCAGGCTTTAGAACGTGGGGAAACAGAAACTCTGCTTATCCGACCAATACCGACCCCACTAATTTTATCAATATTAGAAGAACCGCCGATATTATTCACGAAAGTGTCGAATATTCGATGCTCCAATTTATTGATTATCCGATAGACAACGGACTTATCGATTCAATTTGCGAGAGCGTTAATGCCTTTATTCGCACGCTTATCGGAAGAGGAGCTTTGATAGACGGTAAATGCAAATTTAATTCTGCAAAAAATCCCCCAACAGAAATCGCAAACGGACATTTAACTTTTGACATTGAGTTTATGCCGCCTACTCCTGCTGAAAGAATAACATTCGAAAGCTTTATAAATATTGAATTATTAAGGAGTTTACAGCAATGA
- a CDS encoding Gp37 family protein — protein MTINEIENEIIERIKSKIADLHIEGFPEKPSEFRLTHPTGAILVHYQGGSYSDSKSVGCIYQDKKLEFSITVVTRNLRNHNGSYFYLDKVRQILTGFRPLVCSKMQPVKEDFISENNGIWQYSINFSLTTPTIEET, from the coding sequence ATGACTATTAACGAGATAGAAAATGAAATAATTGAGCGAATTAAAAGCAAAATCGCTGATTTGCACATAGAAGGCTTTCCTGAAAAACCGTCAGAGTTTAGATTAACCCATCCGACAGGCGCAATACTGGTTCACTATCAGGGCGGAAGTTACTCGGATTCAAAAAGTGTCGGCTGTATTTATCAGGACAAAAAACTTGAATTTTCTATCACCGTAGTTACAAGAAATCTCAGAAACCACAATGGTTCATATTTCTACCTTGATAAGGTCAGGCAGATTTTAACAGGTTTCAGACCTCTTGTTTGTTCTAAAATGCAGCCTGTAAAAGAAGATTTTATCTCTGAAAACAACGGAATCTGGCAGTATTCGATAAATTTTAGTTTAACAACACCAACAATAGAAGAAACATAG
- a CDS encoding DUF1320 domain-containing protein produces the protein MYCTLYDIKQQVSENTLIEITDDIQANEINIEIVDEAIVYSQTLIDGYLRGRYTLPLTTIPVLIKIIAADLTVFRLYSRRFHTDMPESINDKYKNSIKLLEQIQKGIISLGIEVPASPPERGEYMTNKTSSDRIFTKSFINKFYR, from the coding sequence ATGTACTGCACTCTTTATGACATAAAACAGCAAGTTTCTGAAAACACTTTGATTGAAATTACTGACGATATTCAAGCAAATGAAATCAATATTGAAATTGTCGATGAAGCAATTGTGTATTCGCAAACCCTGATTGACGGTTATTTAAGAGGCAGATACACTCTTCCTTTAACAACTATTCCAGTATTAATAAAAATTATTGCGGCAGATTTAACTGTTTTCAGGCTTTATTCAAGAAGATTTCATACTGATATGCCTGAATCAATTAATGATAAATACAAAAATTCCATAAAACTGCTGGAACAGATTCAAAAAGGTATCATTTCTCTTGGAATTGAAGTACCTGCTTCACCTCCCGAACGTGGAGAATATATGACAAACAAAACTTCAAGTGACAGGATTTTCACAAAATCTTTTATTAACAAATTTTACAGGTAA